One genomic window of Candidatus Eremiobacteraceae bacterium includes the following:
- a CDS encoding S-adenosylmethionine:tRNA ribosyltransferase-isomerase — MPFAEARATGGRYDFVLPPELEAHEPPELRGASRADVRLLVTDTVHGVRHSHFDSLPDHLESGDLLVANDSMTYPACVQATRETGEPVTLYFSHVGPGECVNIAITATTTVLAAARKASLSAGERVSLPGGARATFFGLHRRSRRMWITELSLPIPYFAYFARYGKPIAYPHVTVDLPIETYQTIFARTIGSSEMPSAGRPFSAATLSRLTSRGIELATLTLHAGVSSAERDELPLEEWRDVPAKTAVAVRLAQNRGRRVIAVGTTVVRALESSLDRRHRVVPTRGWTSLHITPDRPMRAVGGLLTGFHEPTSTHLAILESIGGRAPIECAYRAALAGRYLWHEFGDSHLILP; from the coding sequence GCGTCGCGCGCCGACGTCAGGCTTCTGGTCACTGATACTGTTCACGGGGTGCGTCACTCGCACTTCGATTCGCTGCCGGATCATCTTGAGTCCGGCGATCTTCTCGTCGCGAACGATTCGATGACGTATCCGGCGTGCGTGCAAGCCACCCGCGAAACGGGCGAGCCGGTCACGCTCTATTTCTCGCACGTCGGACCTGGAGAGTGTGTGAACATCGCAATCACAGCCACGACGACCGTGTTGGCGGCTGCGCGCAAGGCGTCGCTCTCCGCCGGCGAACGCGTCTCGCTTCCCGGTGGCGCGCGCGCCACGTTCTTCGGCCTTCATCGGCGTTCGCGCCGCATGTGGATCACGGAGCTTTCGTTGCCGATCCCGTATTTCGCATACTTCGCGCGATACGGCAAGCCGATCGCGTACCCTCACGTGACCGTCGACTTGCCGATTGAGACGTACCAGACGATCTTCGCGCGGACGATCGGCTCGTCGGAGATGCCTTCCGCCGGACGCCCGTTCTCCGCCGCCACCTTGAGCCGGCTGACATCTCGCGGCATCGAGCTCGCGACACTCACGTTGCACGCCGGCGTGTCTAGCGCCGAGCGAGACGAACTTCCGCTCGAAGAGTGGCGCGATGTCCCCGCAAAAACCGCCGTGGCCGTTCGCCTCGCGCAAAATCGCGGGCGCAGGGTGATAGCCGTGGGCACGACCGTCGTCCGCGCTCTTGAGAGTTCCCTCGACCGCCGGCACCGTGTCGTGCCCACGCGCGGCTGGACAAGTTTGCACATCACGCCGGATCGTCCAATGCGGGCGGTTGGCGGCCTTTTGACCGGATTTCACGAGCCGACGTCGACGCATCTGGCAATTCTCGAATCCATCGGCGGCCGTGCGCCCATCGAATGTGCCTACCGGGCTGCGCTTGCGGGGCGCTATCTCTGGCACGAATTCGGCGATTCGCACCTGATACTGCCCTAG